One stretch of Chryseobacterium sp. LJ668 DNA includes these proteins:
- a CDS encoding family 20 glycosylhydrolase — MLRILSVFTLLISSFFFSQAKLNLIPYPQKIEFQTGEFIIPKILLLHPNLPKEETEYFKKRLSSSLKFKNTKKGNSQLLYFQLAKSDSKNKNDEFYSLKISSDKIVIESYTNQGYFLAIQTLIQLFETHKNGKIPSLKIDDQPKFSWRGMHLDVCRHFFTVEEVKKYIDYLAMYKLNTFHWHLTDDQGWRIEIKKYPKLTDISSKRKQSMIGAYVENTFDGKPYGPYFYTQDQIKEVIQYAQDRHITVVPEIEMPGHALAALSAYPELACTTGPFEAATKWGVFDDVFCPKDETFTFLENVLDEVMQLFPSQYIHIGGDECPKTRWKECAHCQGLIKKNNLKDEHGLQSYFIQRIEKYVNSKGRKIIGWDEILEGGLAPNAAVMSWTGIKGGIEAAKTSHFAVMTPGAYCYFDHYQGDPQTEPNAFGGFTPLDKVYSYNPIPAELNAEQAKYILGVQANLWTEYILDFKQVEYMIFPRLFALSEVGWGTSNPENYKKFEDRVVEHFKILDKMNINYAKSIYNINGKVIPRVGGVSYRLSTSQKPEGIRFTADGSIPTANSQTYDVPIPVSQTMTIKSAYFEGGLKSAVSTQEFTTSKTTGKNITLEQQPSENYSFGGAFTLVDGIIGNVKQLGKMWLGFQGKDVVAIIDLDEKTKFSEVYFNTLENIGSWIHLAKSAQVFISDDGIDFKQIKEIGKNEIQSSKGKVKLNVGNQTSKYIKIKIENAGTIPVGNPGADSKAWLFVDEIGAN; from the coding sequence ATGCTGCGTATTCTTTCGGTCTTTACACTCCTGATTTCAAGTTTTTTTTTCTCTCAGGCAAAACTGAATTTGATTCCTTATCCGCAAAAAATTGAGTTTCAAACGGGAGAATTTATTATTCCTAAAATACTTCTTTTACACCCAAATCTACCAAAGGAAGAAACTGAATATTTCAAAAAACGCCTGAGTTCTTCATTGAAATTTAAGAATACAAAAAAAGGAAATTCTCAATTGCTTTATTTCCAACTTGCGAAATCAGATAGTAAAAATAAGAATGATGAGTTTTATTCACTTAAAATTTCTTCAGATAAAATTGTAATAGAATCATATACAAATCAAGGATATTTTTTAGCAATTCAAACTTTAATTCAATTATTTGAAACTCACAAAAACGGAAAAATTCCTTCATTAAAAATAGATGATCAGCCCAAATTTTCCTGGCGTGGAATGCATCTTGATGTTTGTCGGCATTTCTTCACTGTTGAAGAAGTAAAAAAATATATTGATTATCTGGCAATGTATAAATTAAATACATTTCACTGGCATTTAACAGATGATCAGGGTTGGAGAATTGAAATTAAAAAATACCCAAAACTGACTGACATCAGCTCAAAACGTAAACAATCGATGATCGGAGCTTATGTTGAGAATACCTTTGATGGGAAACCTTACGGACCGTATTTTTATACACAGGACCAGATCAAAGAAGTTATACAGTACGCTCAGGATAGACACATCACAGTCGTTCCGGAGATTGAAATGCCAGGTCATGCTTTGGCAGCACTCTCAGCATATCCTGAATTGGCTTGTACAACAGGACCTTTCGAAGCGGCGACAAAGTGGGGCGTTTTTGATGATGTTTTTTGCCCGAAAGATGAAACTTTTACATTTTTAGAAAATGTTTTGGATGAGGTGATGCAGCTGTTTCCTTCACAATACATTCACATCGGTGGCGATGAGTGTCCAAAAACAAGATGGAAAGAATGTGCCCATTGTCAGGGATTAATCAAAAAAAACAATCTCAAAGACGAGCATGGTCTGCAAAGTTATTTCATTCAGAGAATTGAAAAATATGTCAACTCAAAAGGCCGCAAAATTATTGGCTGGGACGAGATTTTGGAAGGCGGATTAGCACCAAACGCAGCTGTAATGAGCTGGACAGGCATCAAAGGAGGAATTGAAGCCGCAAAAACCAGTCATTTTGCTGTGATGACGCCCGGAGCTTATTGTTATTTTGACCATTATCAGGGCGATCCACAGACCGAACCCAATGCGTTCGGAGGTTTCACGCCTTTGGATAAAGTGTATTCCTACAATCCGATTCCTGCTGAATTAAATGCAGAGCAGGCAAAATATATTTTAGGAGTCCAGGCCAATTTATGGACGGAATATATTCTTGATTTTAAACAGGTTGAATACATGATTTTCCCAAGACTGTTCGCGCTTTCTGAAGTCGGATGGGGAACTTCAAATCCGGAAAACTACAAGAAATTTGAAGACAGAGTAGTTGAGCATTTTAAAATTTTAGATAAAATGAACATCAACTACGCAAAAAGTATTTATAATATCAACGGAAAAGTGATTCCAAGAGTAGGAGGCGTTTCGTACAGACTTTCTACTTCCCAAAAGCCTGAAGGTATCCGCTTCACTGCAGATGGTAGCATTCCGACTGCAAATTCTCAGACTTATGATGTTCCTATTCCGGTTTCACAAACAATGACCATCAAATCAGCTTATTTTGAAGGCGGATTGAAAAGTGCGGTTTCTACACAAGAATTTACCACTTCAAAAACTACAGGAAAAAATATTACTTTAGAACAACAACCGAGTGAAAATTATTCTTTTGGCGGAGCTTTTACTTTGGTTGACGGAATTATCGGAAATGTAAAGCAGTTGGGAAAAATGTGGCTCGGTTTTCAAGGAAAAGATGTGGTGGCGATAATTGATTTAGACGAAAAAACGAAATTTTCAGAAGTATATTTTAACACTTTGGAAAATATAGGAAGCTGGATTCACCTGGCAAAATCTGCGCAGGTTTTTATATCTGATGACGGAATAGATTTTAAGCAGATCAAAGAAATCGGGAAAAATGAGATTCAAAGTTCCAAAGGGAAAGTCAAATTGAACGTTGGAAATCAAACCTCAAAATATATCAAAATTAAAATAGAAAATGCAGGCACTATCCCCGTAGGAAATCCTGGAGCAGATTCAAAAGCCTGGCTTTTTGTAGATGAAATCGGAGCAAATTGA
- a CDS encoding DUF4197 domain-containing protein gives MKKTFFLAAGLLFSVSTQAQILDIIKSTVKNQTGVDLNNPVKTKTTTNTTTTSTNTQSSATNINSLSSTQISSGLKEALTLGVTEGVKKLGVTDGFLKNEAVKILMPEKLRIIDTKLRAFGLGSLADQGVKLLNRAAEDAVTESAPIFTKAITSMTITDAKNILLGGNNSATNYLQSKTQGQLFTAFQPKVKASLGKVGADKVWNNLISKYNTLTGNAVSTDLNEYVTNETINGVFKMVAEKERGIRNNSVMRTTSILQKVFGAQDRK, from the coding sequence ATGAAAAAAACATTTTTCTTAGCAGCTGGATTATTATTTTCAGTTTCTACACAAGCGCAGATTTTAGATATCATCAAATCTACCGTTAAAAATCAAACCGGAGTTGATCTCAATAATCCGGTAAAGACGAAAACCACAACCAATACTACCACAACATCAACAAATACTCAATCTTCAGCTACCAACATCAACAGTTTGAGCTCAACTCAGATTTCTTCAGGTTTAAAAGAAGCTCTGACGCTCGGTGTAACAGAAGGAGTGAAAAAACTGGGTGTTACTGACGGTTTCCTTAAAAATGAAGCTGTGAAGATCTTAATGCCTGAAAAACTAAGAATAATTGACACAAAATTACGCGCATTTGGATTAGGAAGTTTAGCCGACCAAGGTGTAAAATTGCTCAACAGAGCCGCTGAAGATGCTGTCACAGAATCTGCTCCTATTTTTACCAAAGCCATTACCTCAATGACGATTACCGATGCGAAAAATATTTTGCTAGGTGGTAACAATTCAGCGACCAACTATTTACAGAGCAAAACCCAAGGTCAGCTTTTCACTGCCTTTCAACCTAAGGTAAAGGCTTCTTTAGGAAAAGTGGGTGCCGATAAAGTTTGGAACAATTTAATTTCAAAATACAATACGTTGACAGGAAATGCTGTTTCCACCGATCTTAATGAGTATGTAACCAATGAAACCATCAACGGCGTTTTTAAAATGGTAGCAGAAAAGGAAAGAGGAATCAGAAATAATTCTGTGATGAGAACGACAAGTATACTCCAGAAGGTTTTTGGAGCGCAGGATAGAAAGTAA
- a CDS encoding glycoside hydrolase family 3 C-terminal domain-containing protein: MLKKTAIVGLLTIISASFMAQNTTIPVYLDESKSVGQRVQDALARMTLEEKVAMLHAQSKFSSPGVPRLGIPEFWTTDGPHGVRPEVMWDEWNQAGWTNDSIIAYPALTALSATWNKKMSWNYGKALGEEARYRKKDILLGPGVNIYRTPLNGRNFEYMGEDPYLTSKMVVPYIKGVQSNGVATSVKHYALNNQEMFRHTSNVIIDDRTLYEIYLPPFKAAVTEGDSWTIMGAYDMYKGQYASQNQYLLNDILKKEWGYKGVVVSDWGAVNNTEQAIHNGLDLEFGSWTNGLSAGTKNAYDNYYLAQPYLNLIKSGKVGTQELDDKVMRLLNLAYKTTMNTKKPFGNVASEEHKAIAKEIGEEGIVLLKNYGNVLPIDLNKGNRIAVIGENAIKIMTVGGGSSSLKVKYETLPLDGIKSRFGNQADVQFARGYVGDIGGEYNGVKSGQDLKDNRSADELLNEAVELAKKSDYVIFVGGLNKSDFQDSEGNDRKSYGLPYNQDNVIAALAKVNKNFAVVLVSGNAVAMPWIKDVPTVLQSWYLGSEAGNSLAAILSGDANPSGKLPFSFPVKLEDNAAHNLGEYPGNKEELAAGKGKDQKNPINIRYNEGIFVGYRWHDTKKIKPLFSFGHGLSYSTFEFGKAKTDKTIISQEDKITFTVNIKNTGKRAGAEVVQLYISDLKSSVQRPVKELKGFEKVYLNPGEQKEVSITIDKTALSFFDAEKHEWVAEPGAFEALIGNSSDEIKTKVKFTLQ; encoded by the coding sequence ATGCTAAAGAAAACTGCCATTGTAGGTTTACTCACAATAATATCTGCTTCTTTTATGGCTCAAAATACGACAATCCCTGTCTATCTGGACGAGTCAAAATCGGTCGGTCAGCGTGTTCAGGATGCACTTGCGAGGATGACACTTGAAGAAAAAGTGGCGATGCTTCACGCACAGTCAAAATTCAGTTCGCCAGGTGTACCAAGATTAGGAATTCCGGAATTCTGGACAACAGACGGGCCGCATGGAGTACGCCCGGAAGTGATGTGGGACGAATGGAACCAGGCAGGCTGGACGAATGATTCAATCATTGCCTACCCTGCTTTAACAGCTTTATCTGCAACATGGAACAAAAAAATGTCCTGGAACTACGGCAAAGCATTAGGCGAGGAAGCCCGATACCGTAAAAAAGATATTCTTCTCGGACCCGGAGTCAATATTTACAGGACTCCCCTTAACGGAAGAAACTTTGAATATATGGGTGAAGATCCGTACTTAACCTCAAAAATGGTAGTTCCTTATATTAAAGGAGTACAGTCTAACGGGGTTGCCACTTCTGTGAAGCACTATGCGCTCAACAATCAGGAAATGTTTCGCCATACAAGCAATGTAATCATTGATGACAGAACGCTTTACGAAATTTATCTCCCGCCATTTAAAGCAGCTGTGACAGAAGGAGATTCGTGGACGATCATGGGTGCCTATGATATGTACAAAGGTCAGTACGCAAGTCAAAATCAATATCTTCTCAATGATATTCTAAAAAAAGAATGGGGATATAAAGGGGTTGTAGTTTCGGACTGGGGTGCTGTAAACAATACTGAACAGGCAATTCACAACGGATTAGATCTAGAGTTCGGAAGCTGGACCAATGGCCTTTCTGCCGGAACCAAAAATGCATACGACAACTATTATCTTGCTCAGCCTTATCTAAATTTAATTAAATCAGGAAAAGTAGGAACTCAAGAATTGGATGATAAAGTGATGAGATTGCTGAATTTGGCCTACAAAACTACGATGAATACCAAGAAACCATTCGGAAATGTAGCTTCAGAAGAACATAAAGCCATCGCAAAGGAAATTGGTGAAGAAGGAATCGTTTTGCTTAAAAATTATGGAAATGTTTTGCCAATTGATTTAAATAAAGGAAATAGAATTGCTGTTATTGGTGAAAATGCAATAAAAATCATGACTGTCGGCGGAGGTTCTTCTTCGCTAAAAGTAAAATATGAAACATTACCACTAGATGGCATTAAATCTAGATTTGGAAATCAGGCTGATGTACAATTTGCCAGAGGATATGTAGGCGACATAGGTGGTGAATACAATGGTGTAAAATCCGGGCAGGATCTGAAAGATAATCGCTCTGCAGATGAATTGTTAAATGAAGCTGTAGAACTGGCAAAAAAATCTGATTACGTAATTTTCGTTGGTGGGTTGAATAAATCAGATTTTCAGGACAGTGAAGGAAACGACAGAAAAAGTTACGGCTTACCCTACAATCAGGATAATGTAATTGCTGCTTTGGCAAAAGTTAATAAGAATTTTGCAGTCGTTTTAGTTTCCGGAAATGCAGTAGCGATGCCATGGATAAAAGATGTTCCTACAGTTCTCCAATCATGGTATCTGGGTTCTGAAGCCGGAAATTCTCTTGCAGCCATTCTTTCAGGTGATGCAAATCCTTCCGGAAAACTTCCGTTTTCTTTTCCTGTAAAGCTTGAAGACAATGCAGCGCATAATTTGGGTGAATATCCTGGAAATAAAGAAGAACTGGCTGCAGGAAAAGGAAAGGATCAAAAAAACCCAATCAACATTCGCTATAATGAAGGGATTTTTGTGGGTTACCGGTGGCATGATACAAAAAAGATTAAACCTTTATTCAGTTTTGGTCATGGTTTAAGCTATAGTACATTTGAATTTGGCAAAGCAAAGACTGATAAAACCATAATCAGTCAGGAAGATAAAATCACATTTACGGTCAATATAAAAAATACAGGTAAAAGAGCCGGTGCTGAAGTGGTACAATTATACATCAGTGATTTGAAATCATCCGTTCAGCGACCTGTAAAAGAACTGAAAGGCTTTGAAAAAGTTTATTTAAACCCTGGTGAACAAAAAGAAGTTAGCATTACAATCGATAAGACTGCATTAAGCTTTTTCGATGCTGAAAAACATGAGTGGGTGGCAGAACCCGGAGCTTTTGAAGCATTGATTGGAAATTCTTCTGATGAAATTAAAACCAAAGTGAAATTTACTTTACAATAA
- a CDS encoding response regulator, giving the protein MMTIENRKIMVCDDDQGILDVLQMLLESEGYDVYTEINSTNLIKEIKTQLPDLLLLDLWMPVLSGDQVLKAIRATQEFKTLPVIVLSASVDGSSIASNAGATDFVPKPFDMDDLIAKIKELLRRL; this is encoded by the coding sequence ATGATGACAATAGAAAATAGAAAAATAATGGTCTGTGATGACGACCAGGGGATCCTAGATGTGCTACAAATGTTGCTTGAATCTGAAGGATATGATGTTTACACCGAAATCAACAGTACAAATTTGATAAAAGAAATTAAAACACAACTTCCTGACCTTCTTTTGCTTGATCTTTGGATGCCTGTACTTTCAGGCGATCAGGTACTAAAAGCCATAAGGGCAACCCAGGAATTTAAAACTCTTCCTGTTATTGTATTATCTGCTAGTGTAGACGGAAGCAGTATTGCAAGTAACGCCGGTGCTACAGATTTTGTTCCGAAGCCGTTTGATATGGATGATCTGATTGCGAAAATAAAAGAACTGTTGCGCCGTCTATAA
- a CDS encoding PAS domain-containing sensor histidine kinase has product MNLDLYLQALNSASSGIIITDNTQPDNPIIYCNKAFQTITGYKNNEIIGHNCRFLQSQDRMQPERLELKEAIKNGKECKVEIRNYRKNGKLFWNELFISPVINDKGVVTHFIGVQNDITDRKKAEHELREEKTSVERKIQERTKELLGNEIFLSSIIQTVRESLLVLDANYTVISANSHFLNTFKVTSEDTVGTLLFELGNNQWDIEPLKELLLKILPTSNPVIDFEVEHDFPHIGKKIMLLNAYRVEFEGQYKDRILIAIEDITEKREIDRRKDDFLSIASHELKTPLTTIKGLVQLLQRMPPEGATQKYLSTVDKVGTYVDRLNNLITELLDTSKIQSGNIELHNEPFDINKTIKDTVENLSLATPAYQITLSGHANGMILGDELQISQVMNNLISNAIKYSPGSDKIEIYLSKVGDFVKISVTDHGMGISPQDQAKIFERFFRARDIQKKFPGLGIGLYISHEIIANHKGTLWVESEIGRGSTFSFTLPIMNDDDNRK; this is encoded by the coding sequence ATGAACCTTGATCTTTATCTCCAAGCTTTAAATTCGGCAAGTTCAGGAATTATCATCACTGACAATACTCAGCCAGATAATCCTATTATTTACTGTAATAAAGCATTCCAGACCATTACAGGATACAAAAATAACGAAATTATAGGTCACAATTGTCGTTTTTTACAATCTCAGGACAGAATGCAGCCCGAGAGGCTGGAACTGAAAGAAGCCATAAAAAACGGTAAGGAATGCAAGGTTGAAATTAGAAATTACAGAAAAAACGGTAAATTATTCTGGAATGAGCTTTTTATTTCTCCTGTTATAAATGACAAAGGGGTAGTTACTCATTTTATAGGAGTGCAAAATGATATTACAGATCGTAAAAAAGCAGAGCATGAACTTCGCGAAGAAAAAACATCTGTTGAAAGAAAAATTCAGGAAAGAACCAAGGAGCTTCTCGGAAATGAAATTTTCCTTTCAAGTATTATTCAAACTGTAAGAGAAAGCCTATTGGTTTTAGATGCTAATTATACGGTGATAAGCGCCAACAGCCATTTTTTAAACACTTTTAAAGTGACATCCGAAGATACCGTTGGCACATTATTATTTGAGTTGGGTAACAATCAGTGGGATATTGAACCTTTAAAAGAACTTTTATTAAAAATATTGCCTACCAGTAATCCGGTAATAGATTTTGAGGTAGAGCACGATTTTCCGCATATTGGAAAAAAAATAATGCTTCTCAATGCATACCGTGTAGAGTTTGAAGGTCAGTATAAGGATAGAATCTTAATTGCCATTGAAGATATTACCGAAAAAAGAGAAATTGACCGCCGCAAAGATGACTTTCTTTCTATTGCAAGCCACGAACTCAAAACTCCTTTGACGACTATTAAAGGACTTGTACAGCTTCTTCAAAGAATGCCGCCGGAAGGTGCTACCCAAAAATATCTGTCGACTGTTGACAAAGTAGGAACATATGTCGACCGTCTTAATAATCTAATTACAGAACTTTTAGATACTTCAAAAATACAGTCAGGAAATATAGAATTGCATAACGAGCCATTTGATATCAATAAGACGATTAAAGATACTGTCGAAAATTTGTCATTAGCAACACCTGCTTATCAGATCACTTTATCCGGACACGCAAATGGAATGATTTTAGGTGACGAATTACAGATTTCACAGGTCATGAATAATCTCATCTCAAATGCGATAAAATACTCGCCAGGATCAGATAAAATTGAAATATATCTCAGTAAAGTAGGAGATTTTGTAAAAATATCGGTAACAGATCATGGTATGGGAATAAGCCCGCAAGACCAGGCAAAAATCTTTGAAAGATTCTTCAGGGCAAGAGATATTCAGAAAAAATTTCCAGGATTGGGAATTGGTTTGTATATTTCGCACGAAATTATCGCTAATCACAAGGGAACTCTTTGGGTAGAGAGTGAGATAGGCAGAGGATCCACCTTTAGCTTTACATTACCAATAATGAATGATGATGACAATAGAAAATAG
- a CDS encoding type VI secretion system Vgr family protein translates to MSNTLEPSRGSSFRPSQNAEGVSESHHNGINRLVKLSLVIEGKVIRYYKHFKLTQSAQRHHEFTLTLSHDTLGDRQTHTLEEANKFLGKRLTAVISYKDIDNSPERTFVGVITGVGFSQEKMSLGNIVLSGYSPTILLDGAPHIQSFGGSQPVNMGIIAEEVIKQGLDKSRFDIRIDTNDYSQIVYSSQYDETHYNYLARMAEAYGEQFYYDGEVLHFGKLPPQNKAIKLTYGSSANDIKVELKAVHTKPQFYGYNSSRHEKLTSGATPIQHVGDLAKTAYGHNDNIYKTPSLRVAPIKATTHLDVEYSQKSTSGSEAVNVFNISGSTTVPFLHPGCSVDIEMRKPDTNETSYFTRIMVTEATHEIDTIGHYSGSFLGIASDTGFLPKPEFTIPKAEPQIATVISNTDPEGQGRVQVRFDWQTNDTTHFIRMMSPDAGGTDKITQNRGYVAIPEVGDQVMVNFVHNHPDRPFVMGGMFHGQVGLGGGMDNRVKSIQTRSGHKVVFTEDESIIITDKSGNEIHLDTTGSNINITAPETINITAKNMNVNIAENITTNAGMNISETAGMNKTTGVGLLNMLSVGTDFITNVTGKMTEFIQGNKESHTDKDRLRVANGKITNQSQGVFEQHSQKEIKNNSAEISKNH, encoded by the coding sequence ATGTCAAACACCTTAGAACCATCCAGAGGCAGTTCTTTTCGCCCCTCGCAGAATGCAGAAGGGGTATCAGAAAGCCATCACAACGGCATCAACCGTTTGGTAAAATTATCTTTGGTAATTGAAGGTAAAGTTATCAGATATTACAAACACTTCAAACTCACCCAAAGCGCTCAGCGCCATCATGAGTTTACCCTTACGCTTTCCCACGACACTCTGGGCGACCGCCAGACACACACCCTGGAAGAAGCCAACAAGTTTTTAGGCAAACGTCTCACGGCTGTAATTTCCTACAAAGATATCGACAACAGCCCGGAAAGAACATTCGTTGGCGTCATTACGGGAGTAGGTTTCAGCCAGGAGAAAATGAGCCTCGGGAATATCGTATTATCCGGTTACAGCCCGACTATTTTGCTCGATGGTGCGCCCCATATCCAGAGCTTCGGAGGCAGCCAGCCGGTGAATATGGGGATTATTGCAGAAGAAGTGATCAAGCAGGGTTTAGACAAAAGCCGTTTCGACATCAGAATCGATACCAACGATTATTCACAGATCGTCTACAGCAGCCAGTACGACGAGACGCATTACAATTATCTTGCGAGAATGGCAGAAGCCTACGGCGAGCAGTTTTATTACGACGGTGAGGTTTTACACTTCGGGAAACTTCCGCCCCAGAATAAAGCGATCAAGCTTACCTACGGCAGCAGTGCCAATGATATTAAAGTTGAATTGAAAGCGGTGCACACCAAGCCTCAGTTTTACGGCTACAACAGCAGCAGGCACGAGAAGCTGACTTCAGGGGCGACTCCTATTCAGCATGTGGGAGATCTGGCCAAAACAGCTTACGGGCATAACGACAATATTTATAAAACACCCTCACTGCGAGTGGCCCCTATCAAGGCAACGACCCATCTTGATGTGGAATACTCACAGAAAAGCACTTCGGGAAGCGAGGCAGTGAATGTTTTTAATATCTCGGGTTCCACTACGGTTCCTTTCCTTCATCCGGGCTGCTCGGTAGATATCGAAATGCGCAAACCGGATACAAACGAAACTTCGTATTTTACAAGAATCATGGTCACAGAAGCCACGCATGAGATCGATACGATCGGCCATTACAGCGGAAGTTTCTTGGGGATAGCCTCCGACACGGGCTTTTTGCCAAAGCCAGAATTTACAATTCCCAAAGCCGAGCCGCAGATCGCAACGGTGATCTCCAACACTGACCCGGAAGGACAGGGGAGGGTTCAGGTAAGATTCGACTGGCAGACGAATGACACGACCCATTTTATCCGGATGATGAGTCCTGATGCAGGGGGAACCGATAAGATCACGCAAAACAGGGGCTACGTAGCCATCCCGGAAGTGGGAGACCAGGTGATGGTCAATTTTGTGCACAACCATCCCGACCGACCGTTTGTCATGGGCGGAATGTTCCACGGACAAGTAGGTTTGGGCGGGGGAATGGATAACCGCGTAAAATCTATACAGACCAGAAGTGGTCATAAAGTAGTTTTCACGGAAGATGAGAGCATTATTATTACCGATAAATCGGGAAATGAGATTCACCTGGATACGACTGGAAGCAATATCAATATTACAGCTCCGGAAACGATCAATATTACGGCAAAAAATATGAATGTCAATATTGCTGAAAATATTACGACTAATGCAGGCATGAATATTTCTGAAACTGCGGGAATGAATAAAACTACGGGTGTCGGATTGCTCAATATGCTTTCAGTTGGGACAGATTTTATAACGAATGTTACAGGAAAAATGACTGAATTTATCCAAGGAAATAAAGAATCTCATACAGATAAAGACAGATTGAGAGTGGCTAACGGAAAGATTACTAATCAAAGTCAGGGCGTTTTTGAACAGCATTCTCAAAAAGAGATTAAGAATAATTCTGCGGAAATTTCAAAAAATCATTAA
- the tssD gene encoding type VI secretion system tube protein TssD — MAANSRGILKFNGSEGQKLLKLNYSVSRSTDVSGRVASDPSNAIIKLTIEATEKSDILESLLNGKYKPTSGEITFNKSHEEGTLITLNWENGYVIQHEVDFDAVDENSMLISFVVSAEKINYGTAAYEGLWPSS; from the coding sequence ATGGCAGCAAATTCAAGAGGAATCTTAAAATTCAACGGCAGTGAGGGTCAGAAATTATTAAAGCTGAACTACAGCGTGTCCCGATCTACAGACGTATCGGGTAGAGTAGCCTCCGATCCTTCAAATGCAATTATCAAACTAACGATCGAGGCGACAGAAAAATCTGACATTCTGGAATCACTGTTAAACGGAAAATACAAGCCTACTTCCGGAGAGATCACCTTCAACAAATCTCACGAAGAAGGTACTCTGATCACCCTTAATTGGGAAAACGGTTACGTGATCCAGCACGAGGTAGACTTCGATGCGGTAGACGAAAACTCCATGCTGATCAGCTTTGTGGTAAGCGCCGAGAAAATCAACTATGGGACAGCAGCTTACGAAGGACTTTGGCCGTCAAGCTAA
- a CDS encoding cold-shock protein, which produces MQQGTVKFFNETKGFGFISPAEGGQDIFVHSSGLNTKMIRENDKVVFDVEKSEKGLNAVNVRLA; this is translated from the coding sequence ATGCAACAAGGCACAGTAAAATTTTTTAACGAAACAAAAGGTTTCGGATTTATTTCTCCAGCAGAAGGAGGACAAGACATTTTTGTACATTCTTCAGGATTGAACACTAAAATGATTCGTGAGAATGATAAAGTGGTTTTTGACGTAGAAAAAAGCGAAAAAGGACTAAATGCAGTTAATGTAAGACTTGCATAA
- a CDS encoding DEAD/DEAH box helicase produces MSFKNLNLINPIVRAATEAGCPMPTELQTRIIPQILNGKDILCCIPRGTERLTSFTMPILQALKKNNPDHNDTRVLVLTPTKETALQIEENFKIYTKYLPLSQLSVYEGISNGTQLSSLRRRLDVLVATPQKLLELDDQRHISLSKVEVLIIDDIEILLENNTHELKRLIGKLPLKRQNILFSAVISQEVSTFADKIFDDGMEIKKTTVYSAVS; encoded by the coding sequence ATGAGTTTTAAAAACCTGAACTTAATAAATCCAATCGTACGTGCCGCTACAGAAGCAGGATGTCCGATGCCTACGGAACTGCAGACCAGAATCATTCCGCAGATCTTAAACGGCAAAGATATTTTATGCTGCATTCCGCGCGGAACGGAAAGGTTGACTTCTTTTACAATGCCAATTCTTCAGGCACTGAAAAAGAATAATCCTGATCATAATGACACGAGAGTTTTGGTTTTGACGCCTACTAAAGAGACGGCGTTACAAATTGAGGAGAATTTTAAGATTTATACAAAATATTTACCGCTATCACAGCTTTCTGTGTATGAGGGTATTTCAAACGGAACGCAGCTTTCTTCACTCAGAAGAAGATTAGATGTGCTGGTTGCAACACCGCAAAAGCTATTAGAACTTGATGATCAGAGACATATCAGTCTTTCAAAAGTAGAAGTTTTAATTATAGATGATATAGAGATTTTGCTGGAGAATAATACCCATGAACTTAAAAGGCTTATCGGTAAACTTCCTTTAAAAAGACAAAATATTCTTTTTTCAGCGGTTATCTCGCAAGAAGTTAGTACATTTGCTGATAAGATATTTGATGACGGAATGGAAATCAAGAAAACAACAGTTTATTCAGCAGTGTCTTGA